The Bacteroidota bacterium region TTCCCTGTACAAATACATAGGTAAGACCCTTTTCTGTGATATATATATCCAATCCTTGTAAACTTGTTTTAAACAGAACATCAGGAACGGTATTACCATTAACATCCGTCATTTGTCCTTTGTTTTCGATGAAGGCTGGTGTTTTTTGTTTTGAAAGCAAAACGTCAGCACTGGGATGTTGAGCGTAGCAATATCCCATCAAGAGCATAAATACATTAAATATGGATATCTTTTTTGCTTTACTCATGGCGCGGTCAGGTTAACATTTACGCTACACCCATTTTTATCTTTAATATTTACTGTGTAATTACAAATATTGAGATTACACAATGACAATCTGTATTGATTCTTAAAATTAGAGCGATTTTATCGCCAATACAAACAAGACTTGTAGTATTATTACAATCATTAATCATAAATATAATATATAAATGCCTATATTTGATTGATTTAAGCATATTTTAATGTTTAAATATTACAATCATGAAATTTAATAATTCAAAGGAAACTTTGTTTGACTTGATCAAATCGCTTACTCCAAGTGAGAAAAAAAGCCTTACACTTTATATAAATTATTATTCAACCGGGGACAAAAAATACCTCCACCTTTTTGAAATGATTGATTCGACTCATAATTACGATGAACGAATTATAGGTCAAAAACTGAAAGACAAAAATATATTAACTCCTTTGCCTAAAATAAAAAACTATCTATTGGCACTGATCCTGAAGGCTTTACGATTTCATTATTCCGGAAAATCAATTGAAGGAAAAATAAGGGATTATTTTGCAGATATAGAAATTTGTCACAATAAAGGATTGAAAACGTTAAGAAATAACATAATAAAAAAAACAAAAAAGCTGACAGGGCAATTTGAAAAACAGGAAGCACGATTACAGGTACTGAATAAAGAATGGGGCTTGGGATTAAATCTGCAGAAAGACACAGCCCTGCTCATTGAACAAGAGCAAATTTCAGTACAAATAGCATCAGTCAGAACATACAAATCCCTGATCTATTCCGTTCATAAACTATTAAAACATGGGGATATCAGGGATAAAATGATAAAAACAGAATGGATAAAAATAATAAAGCATCCATTGATGATTAGTACCAATGAGCCGACTGATTTTGAATCAAATTATTATTATCACACAATTTATAATGTGTATTACGAAAAATTAAATGAATTTAAGAAGGGACGAGATCACCTGGAAACATTATTGAAAAACATGGAATCCCGGCCGGAACTTCTAATGGAGCATGTCGCGAAATACATGAGCGTGCTGAATAATTTTGTGGCCATATTATGTGCGAATAAAGAATTGAACAGGGCAGAGGACATTTTAAATAAATTATTGCTCATTCAAAACTGGAAATTGGGCCAGGAAGAAAAAAATATACTTACAGATAACATTACAATCGCATACAGTAATCTTTTATTTGGATATTTATTAGTAAAGGCGTTTGACGCCGGAGAGCGCATGGCACAAGATGCAATTTTTTTTATGCAAACCCATAATGCGAGGGTGGTATACAAAACAGCGCTGTTTGTCAATCTGTCGGGCTTATACTTATACACCGGCAATTATTATCAGGCTCGTATTTGGAATAACAATATACTAAATGAATTACCCGGAAATTGCAGAGAAGGTGATTATGTTATTGCAAAAATATTAAACCTGATTATTCATTATGAACTTGAACAAGACGACCTTTTAACCTATATAGTTCGTTCTACATATCTTTTTTTATTGAAAAGGAAGCGATTATATAAGACAGAAGATGTGCTTCTGCGTTTTATCCGGAACAAATTACCCGGATCAAATTCACGAAAAGAACTCATTAATTTTTTTAAAGACTTAAAAATGGAACTTCAGGAGATCACCAAAGATCCTTTTGAAGCAAAGGCCCTGGAGTACTTTGATTTCATTTCCTGGCTAGATAGTAAAATACAAAATCGCCCTTTTATGGAAGTGGTGAAAGAGAAAGCGAGACTGTCCGCAAAATAAATGTTAGCTGGCCGGCAGCTGACAAAAACAGTATCTTTGAATTGAAAATGTTTATACGAGAGCTAAAAGCCCTGCTGGCAAAAGAAATAAAACTCGAATTCCGCCATAAGTACGCGTTGAACGGAATACTGTTGTATGTTATTTCAACTGTATTTATAAGCTACCTTTCATTCAAACAAATTGTTGACCCTCCTGCCTGGAACGCCTTGTTCTGGATCATTATGCTGTTTGCATCGGTGAATGCCGTATCAAAAAGCTTTATGCAGGATAGCCGCGGACTGCAGCTTTATTATTACACGCTTGCGAGTCCACAAGCTGTTATTCTTTCAAAAATTATTTACAACGCGTTATTGCTGCTTTGCATATCACTTATATGTTATACGTTTTACTCCTTGTTCATCGGAAACATTGTCCAGAATCAGATCTTGTTTCTGACAAGCCTTACATTAGGCAGTTTTGGTATCTCATCTATTCTTACTCTTGTATCAGCTATTGCCGCTAAAACAAACAACAACTTCAGTTTAATGGCTGTGTTAAGCTTCCCCATAATGGTGCCTTTACTTATTACCCTAATGAAAGTTTCCAAGGACGCAGTCGATGGACTTGCATTTTCGGTAACCTACTCTTACCTGCTGGTACTTACCCTGTTAGACCTTATTGTAGTGGCACTTTCCTATATGTTATTTCCGTACCTTTGGAAGGATTAATTTAGTTAAAAAAGGTTTCAAGTTTCAGGTTAAACCACTCATGCCAACCTGAAACCTGAAACCCTTAAACCTTAATATGAAAAACTGGTGGAAAATATTATCTATACTTCTCCTTCTCTTCACAATTGTGTGGGGCTTTTTAGGTCCTGTTCCACATTTAGCGATCTTGCATGAAACGATCCGTAACCTTTACTTCCATGTTACCATGTGGTTTGGTATGATGATAATTTTAACCGTTTCACTTTGTTACAGCATTCTCTATCTGGGAAGATCCGATATTAAAA contains the following coding sequences:
- a CDS encoding heme exporter protein CcmB, which translates into the protein MFIRELKALLAKEIKLEFRHKYALNGILLYVISTVFISYLSFKQIVDPPAWNALFWIIMLFASVNAVSKSFMQDSRGLQLYYYTLASPQAVILSKIIYNALLLLCISLICYTFYSLFIGNIVQNQILFLTSLTLGSFGISSILTLVSAIAAKTNNNFSLMAVLSFPIMVPLLITLMKVSKDAVDGLAFSVTYSYLLVLTLLDLIVVALSYMLFPYLWKD